The Deltaproteobacteria bacterium region TAATGTATTTGCGCTTATTGTCCATCACAGCTTATCGCTTTTACCAAAAAACTTAGGGGTTCCATTTTCTTTCGATCCGCCTTGCCGCGTACGGATCCCCATGCCCGATTCCGGCCTTCATCCGGCCTCCGGATTCAGCGGCCTCTTTAGCCCTCTTCCACCCTGATCACCATGGTCTTGGCGGTCAAGACGTCCAACTTATCGATCAGTGCCATGGCCTTCCGCACACTGCTCTCCCTGGCCTCATGGGTCAGCATGACCACCGGCACCGAGCCGTTCGCCTTCCTGCCCTTCTGGATCACTGAGTAAAGGCTGATGTCATGATCTCCCAGGATGCCCGAGATCTTTGATAATACGCCGGGCTGGTCCATGGCGGAAAAGCGAAAATAGTATGGACACCGGATTTCCTCCACGGGGCGAATGATGAGGTCAGACCCCCGCGGGCAGGCATGTCCGAGGGGAGGGATCAGGTTGTTGCTTCCTCCCTTTATCTCCCTGGCGAGGGAGATGATGTCGGAGACCACGGCGCTGCCCGTTGGCTTCCTGCCCGCACCGAGACCATAGTAAAGGTTAGGCCCCACGAAATCCCCTTCCATGTAAATGGCATTGAAGACCCCGTTTACGTTGGCCATGATGTGATCCCGGGGGATCATGGTAGGATGAACCCTGGCCTCGACGCTCCCGTCAAAGTTTCTGGCGATTGCGAGCAGCTTCAGGCAGTAACCGAATTCTCCCGCGAAGCGGATATCCTCGGGAGTAAGCCTGTCGATCCCTTCCCGGTAGATACTGCTGAAGGGGACAGGAACTCCGAAGGCGAGGGAGATCAGAATTGCTAGTTTGTGTCCGGCATCCGTGCCGTCCACGTCGAGGGTGGGGGGATCCTCCGCGTATCCCAGTTCAACGGCCTCCTGTACGGCCCGGTCATAGGGCAGCCCCTTTTGGGTCATCCGGGTCAGGATGTAATTGGACGTCCCGTTCAGGATCCCCATAATCGTGTTGATCCGGTTGGCGGACAGCCCCTCCCTCAGGGATCGAATGATGGGAATGCCGCCGCCCACGCTGGCCTCAAAGGCCAAGCCTACCCCGTATTCTTCCGAGGCCCTGTAGATCTCCTCGCCGTGTTCCGCCAGGAGGGCTTTGTTGGCGGTCACCACATGCTTTCCCTTGGCCATGGCGGCAAGGATATAGTCCTTGGACCGGGTGAGGCCCCCGATGAGTTCAACGACGATCTGGATCTCGGGATCATTGATGATATCCAGGGCGTCCGTCGTCAGGAGGTCGCGGTCAACAGCCACCCCCCTGTCCGTGTCAATGTCCAGGTCGGCGATCCTCTTCAGCAGGATCTCGGAGCCCACACGGTTTCGAATGACTTCCCGGTTCTTAAGCAGGATCTCCGCGGTCCCCGATCCGACCGTCCCAAAACCGATGATTCCTACGTGAATCTTCGACATTCTCCCTCACCTCTCCCCTCTTGTATCCTTCCCCTGACACGC contains the following coding sequences:
- a CDS encoding homoserine dehydrogenase, with amino-acid sequence MSKIHVGIIGFGTVGSGTAEILLKNREVIRNRVGSEILLKRIADLDIDTDRGVAVDRDLLTTDALDIINDPEIQIVVELIGGLTRSKDYILAAMAKGKHVVTANKALLAEHGEEIYRASEEYGVGLAFEASVGGGIPIIRSLREGLSANRINTIMGILNGTSNYILTRMTQKGLPYDRAVQEAVELGYAEDPPTLDVDGTDAGHKLAILISLAFGVPVPFSSIYREGIDRLTPEDIRFAGEFGYCLKLLAIARNFDGSVEARVHPTMIPRDHIMANVNGVFNAIYMEGDFVGPNLYYGLGAGRKPTGSAVVSDIISLAREIKGGSNNLIPPLGHACPRGSDLIIRPVEEIRCPYYFRFSAMDQPGVLSKISGILGDHDISLYSVIQKGRKANGSVPVVMLTHEARESSVRKAMALIDKLDVLTAKTMVIRVEEG